A segment of the Coffea arabica cultivar ET-39 chromosome 8c, Coffea Arabica ET-39 HiFi, whole genome shotgun sequence genome:
TAAGTTTATTGCACGAAGTAATTATACTAGTCAATAATGAATGATCTCATATCATATGCAATGTGAATTGAAACATTggcaaatttggaaagaaaagaacagATTGGGGGCTGCCTATCACTTAAAACGAGTCATATATTCCCTCGGTCCATTGTTTATATCAAATCACTTTTTCATTGTTTCAAAATTAGAGTCATGCTACACTAGTGATTTTCCTTCTAACGTTCCATCCTTGCCCTCATAGAGCATGTGCTAGAAAGTCTAAAGAAATTTGGTAGCACCTGCTGACAGGTGCCGaatctgtgcaataataaatacctattcgagaaaaatacagattttgtatatagcggtgagtagagtcgaatccacagggattggggataattcgtttcttctagagtccaaagtatggggggtttttggaTCAAatactaactaaataaattaactgcagaaaataattaatttaaagaaataattggagaaactctagccaagggtatacttcagaaatggttcatgcactgatcattgatgcaaaaataatcccaacatttattaatagattggttatagttgtcatgcacgcgataaacaaccaaccgttctaaggtacgaccgttagctatttctctaacccaaaaacaaccctaggtacgaccgtaggatttaatttctagattgcattaataattagaaaggcccaatcctaactaacaaacacgctacgagggtttgtttaaactagatcgtatgctcccctgacataaatccaattacgccagttgctactaagatagagataacgaacaattacggattcaattacctctatttagcaaaatagcctatatgaataattaattattgcgcactaatcaatcatacataaggattataacaattaaaaacaggaaacacataaataccaataaatgaggaAGCGATTAAAATAATTTCGATCTCACAataattgttgaaccaagtcTTCAGTTGTCCTCTTCACTAGAATTaagaggttagtcctccattaatggagaacaaccatgcgaaagagctaagaaaagaaaactaaaactatgctaaaagccTAAACTAAAACTATTCCTCCCTTCGAGTTCTTAGTACGTTTGTctccctttttaaagccaaaaggaagtctaatactatctctagtggtccccacaccaaattcaaagtcttgtacgtttctttttctagagtccaaatgactcatgcttcttatccgtggtccccgcacatgtggacaaaacctccaaagtacttgttgttccaagtctctctacgttgctttctttgaaaaacCCAAATGACTAGATGCCTTGCACTAacttgtggtccccaccaattcaaggaccCAAAGgttgaagcccttagaagtctgcatttttccatacaagtccctcctttttggtaattttctgcttcaCTTCTGAAATTggttccaaataccaaatattagtaaatatcagcaattaacacaatatttgtcagggatagaaggggaaatcaataataaatttactaacaaattataccctatcacCTGCTATTTATTATCCAGTTGGAGAAGCTACAGGAGTACGTGAGACTAACTCTCACTTTAACATTGACAGTATTGACAAACCAAATTGGGTTTACATATTGTCTCTGACTACAATTTTAAACGTATTATTGTTAGATATTATCAATACACTTCTAACCTACCTACCTCTTGATCGTTTGCCAAATCAATTATAGAAAAgatcaagaaacaaaaaataaataaaaataaaagagtaaTATACAGTACATCAAGTCGTTAACAACATCACACGATATACACGACGTGGTATACAATAAATAAGGTAAAatacagaaaaggaaaaaggaaaaagatgcaATGTCGTCTATTGCTGCTGTTGCTGCTTGCTAGGAAAGATTAtatgttttcttcttcttctcggCCCACAGCCAGCGCTCTCTCCATTCCCCATCATCTGTATAGTAACCAATGAGAATTTCAGGAATATGTGCGATTTTTGTGTAATCTTCACTTTCTTCCTTCTGATTCTCTAACAGCTTCTCTCTCAATTGAGAACTCATCTCATACAAAGTCAGCCGTTGAAGATGGCTCAAGTGCTGGATACCCAATGGTAATTCCTCCAGTAATGGAAGTTGTTGCAGAAATAGTGTTTGGAGACGAGGCAATGCACCctcctccactctcatccatctCAACCCTTCCATTCTCTTTAGGTGCAACCGCTTCAGATTTAGGAACCCCCCAGCCTTGAAACACAACCCTTCTCCCTGGTAAGATCCACAGAAATTAATTCTACCCAAATTGGGCAAATGTTGGAGGGATTCAAGCGGATCCTCCTCACCCCTTAACCCGCTCCAATCCAAATCTATTCTTACCAAGCCGTGAAGATGTGCTACCCATTTTGGCATCTTTTCTAAGTGGCCACCCAAAATCAGCAGATGAAGAGATTGAAGaaacgaagaagaagaagaaagagaaggatgaTGATGATTTAGATCGATTATCTCATGATCACCATCTTTACCAATTGAATCAACACTTAATTGCCGAAGACTGGTGAGATTGGCAAGGGAGGAGCAGAGCTCCTTTCCGTCTTCTCTTCTTAACTTTGTAATATATAGCTCTCTTAATTGGGTCAGCTTTCCTATCTCCTTGATCATTGTGGATCCACTACTTGCATCTATGCAGTTTAATACTTCTAGGGCAAGAAGCGCACCCATATTCGAGGGAACTTTAAATCCATGAAATCCATAATCATCATCGGAAGGATCAACTTGTTGATATACTCTGAGAACTCGAAGCTTTTGCAGCTTTATGATTTCAATGGGTAATTCCCTAACTCCAGTTTTTCCCAAATTCAGATACTCCAAATGTTGAAGTTTCCCAATGGCTTTCGGGACTCTCTCCACTCTTGTACCATATAGGTTCAGATGCTTGAGATGAAACATCTTGAAAATCTCATTTGGTATTTCCTCCTGGGTCTCTTGACCACCGAAATCCAAAACCTTTAACAGCTTACTGCTCCCTAAAACTTCCGATAACAGCGTTTTGAATGGTAGCTGGTTTGTGGATCCAACCGTAACGAACGACCGAAGGTGGTCAAAGCAATAATTTGGTCTTTGTTGGTGGTGCTGGGTGTtgttactactactactatggAGTACTAGACGGCGTACCTTCCCGGACGGCCACATCGTCGGTTGTCCAGTAGTAACTGTGACCATGTTTTGTTCCCTTGACTTGGAAACGATAACTTCTCTCAATAGGTCATGGATTCGACAAGCGTAGGGTAATCCTTCATAAAACACTTTAGTTACTTGAATTAGGCTTCTATTGATGAGTTCACTGAGATAAGCCCAGGCGGCATCTTCAATACTCATTCCTTCTCTGCATTCTACAAACCTTTCAGCAATCCACAAATTAATTAGTCTTTCGCATCCTATTTCATAATCCTCTGGGCAGATACTTGTGTATAACAGACATGTCTTTAGATGCCAAGGCAAATCACCATAACTAAGAGAGAGTATCTTTCTAACTCTGTCTAGCTTACCAGTGCCTTCTAATTCACCTCCAAGACTGCGTCGAACCATCTCCCATTCCTCTGTTCTGTTTACATCTTTCAAAGCCAAAAACCCACTGATTGCAAGAATCGCAAGGGGCAAGCCCTCACATTTACCCAATATAACTTTGGCAACATCCATCAAATGGCCAGGGCAACTATTTCCCTTAAAGATCTTGTTACAAAACAGGGTCCACGAATCTTCAACGGACAGTGGCTCCATTCTGTAGATATAACCCAGAGATTCTATACAAGAGGCAGAGGCTACATCAGCTTTTCGAGTTGTTAGCATGACACGGTTGCCGTGGCTACTCTCGGGCAGTGCAAATTTGATGGTATCCCAAAATTCCACGTCCCATACATCATCAAAAACAATTACATACCTTCCAGCTTGttgaagaaaatctttgacaatTTTTTTCAGCCCAGTGGTATTCAAAGACTCGATCGATTGTGGGACTGGTTTCTTCCCTTCCTCGTGTAACTGCCGAATCAAGTCTTTCAGGAGGTACTGAAAGTCACATGTTTGAGAGACAGTCACCCAAGCACGAACTGGGAAATGCCTTCTGACTTCAGGATCCTCATGGACTTTTTTCACTAGGGTAGTTTTGCCAAGACCTCCCATACCAACCACTGAAACAACTTTTAGTTGGTAATCATCCCCTTCGAGGAGCTGAGAAATTAGATGCTTCTTGGGTTGGTCAATGCCAACTAATTTAGCTTCTTCCACAAGCAGTGCATCATCTCTGCTATGGCGCCAGGTTGTGTTGTTCACAACAGAAAGTGAGTTGGACGCTTGGGCAGGGATACCATATTCGGATTGGTATCTTTGATGACCTTCAGAAATACTTCTGATTCTTGACTTGATACTTTGTATTTCGTTAGCAACTCGATGACGAGCTCTCAAATTCTTGATGGAGCTGAAAACTCTCCGAACAGAGCCGTAGATTCCTGTTGTGCGATGCTGAGCAAATCGAGCTACAAATTCATCAAGAATGTCTTCAGTGTCATAAGCAGCCTCTCGCACTTGCTTGATCCATTCTTGGAGCCGGGGTTGAGcatcttc
Coding sequences within it:
- the LOC113707350 gene encoding disease resistance protein RPM1-like, with amino-acid sequence MAETVLSFVLDQLSTFLREEGRLLGRLRQEVQFIRDELGHMRAFLREAEAKEEDAQPRLQEWIKQVREAAYDTEDILDEFVARFAQHRTTGIYGSVRRVFSSIKNLRARHRVANEIQSIKSRIRSISEGHQRYQSEYGIPAQASNSLSVVNNTTWRHSRDDALLVEEAKLVGIDQPKKHLISQLLEGDDYQLKVVSVVGMGGLGKTTLVKKVHEDPEVRRHFPVRAWVTVSQTCDFQYLLKDLIRQLHEEGKKPVPQSIESLNTTGLKKIVKDFLQQAGRYVIVFDDVWDVEFWDTIKFALPESSHGNRVMLTTRKADVASASCIESLGYIYRMEPLSVEDSWTLFCNKIFKGNSCPGHLMDVAKVILGKCEGLPLAILAISGFLALKDVNRTEEWEMVRRSLGGELEGTGKLDRVRKILSLSYGDLPWHLKTCLLYTSICPEDYEIGCERLINLWIAERFVECREGMSIEDAAWAYLSELINRSLIQVTKVFYEGLPYACRIHDLLREVIVSKSREQNMVTVTTGQPTMWPSGKVRRLVLHSSSSNNTQHHQQRPNYCFDHLRSFVTVGSTNQLPFKTLLSEVLGSSKLLKVLDFGGQETQEEIPNEIFKMFHLKHLNLYGTRVERVPKAIGKLQHLEYLNLGKTGVRELPIEIIKLQKLRVLRVYQQVDPSDDDYGFHGFKVPSNMGALLALEVLNCIDASSGSTMIKEIGKLTQLRELYITKLRREDGKELCSSLANLTSLRQLSVDSIGKDGDHEIIDLNHHHPSLSSSSSFLQSLHLLILGGHLEKMPKWVAHLHGLVRIDLDWSGLRGEEDPLESLQHLPNLGRINFCGSYQGEGLCFKAGGFLNLKRLHLKRMEGLRWMRVEEGALPRLQTLFLQQLPLLEELPLGIQHLSHLQRLTLYEMSSQLREKLLENQKEESEDYTKIAHIPEILIGYYTDDGEWRERWLWAEKKKKTYNLS